attttcgtcatcttcaacctcaaacccagaatttcaacagatcacctactgttatccccttatttctaacacaatttcaccatttaaacaaaatcataactcaaaatcattatctttcaattcaatctctccaaatcaactaattaatcaaatacccacaataatcaactcctaaccttcaaattaattcatcaattaactcaaaatacaaacttcaaaactctacaattaatcaaaactgaaatttaacatattatacacttaaaaccataaatcttacctttttacttatttcctctatttctcttctccttcctttccttctctcctttcttttcttcttcttcctctttccctTATCTCTCCCgtagctctctttctctcaaaatcagatcattcttttttttttttttttcttcttatttatatttatcaactattagtcaattaccacactacccctcaatcatttataccctctctttaagcctccaagggctttgttgccttttctcattccttttaatacaaaacatcacacAATTCAGAGCCGCAAACTCTTGAATGATTTGGCTGACAAAGCAAAGAGTCTCGGTTACAAGCTGGTAGAAAATATGGAGGTAATTGACGGCGAGGAAGAGGAAACCGGAGAGAAGACATTCTCTTCTGCTGTTTACCAGTGAGAAGTTAGGAGTAGCATATGGGTTATTGAATACGCCCGTTGGCGCACCTGTACGGATCATCAAAAGTACCACTATGTGCAAGGATTGCCATGATTTTATGGAGATTGTCTCATCACTGACTTGTAAAGAAATCATCTTTAAAAACAGAAAGCGGCTTCATAAGTTGCACCTGTACTGTTTGGGATTTCATGAAAATTCGTTTCATGTATGCTGGCCAGGAAGAGTTATGCTACTCTGACATGGAAGGCTTCTTGAGCTCTTGCTGTAAACAGAAGTGCGATGACATTTGATTCGAGACAGAggcccttttttttattcacttgaGACGGATACAAATCTTAGATTATGCCGTGggattaaattatctttaatattcaaaagTTGAACATTCTCATTGAAAACTTCATTATCAATTCGTCTTCtttaacatacatacatatataaatgTTACATGTTATGGCTACAAAACAGCATTACAATGGTGGAACTCAAGTGAACAAAGATACACACAGtaaatcataaagaaaaaacaaaaacaaaaacaactagGCATGTATTTTCTACCCTTCCGGAACATGGGAGAGGTGGAGGTGTTAAATGACATAAAAGGAAGGGTTATGTAAGCTAAGACCACATCACCGAGAGATGTCAGTACAGTTATGCATAATCAGCAGCATGCATCAAAACACTGGTACTGCAACATGATGATGATCCAGGAAACGAAATCAGCGTCTTTTGCTCTTTGACCTGGTCATTCTAGATTTGCTCGACTCGGTGGATGGTTTCCAGATGATATCCTCAAGATTGCTGCAGAAGTTCTTGTAGAACTGCACGAAAGAAGCACATCCTTTTATACTAGCAGTTTAAAGGAAGCGAGAGACCGTTTTCAAGAAAGTTTTCTCAAGGCAATCTGACTTGCGACTACCATCGCAGCACTAAATGCGAGTAGATGCAAACTGTATAGATCTCTAAACAACTGACCTTGAGGAATTCGGCAGCATCTCCAGCAGCTCTCTGGATATCTACCATTAAAAATGTTGGAGCGATTTCAAATACCTTCAaccagaaaattaacaataaattgtGATTAGTAGTTAGTAGACTGAGAGATGGAAGCAGCTGAAAAATGTACAGCAGAATTGGAGCTGAGAGCCTACCTCCAGAATAACTGAGAAATGACCAGCCTTATCAGCAGAAAGCCCTTCCACTCTCATCTGAAAAGTAACACAGCATCTCTGCTTAGATTGAATATAGAAATTCTAGAATTTGGCAAAGTCTAATGCTGCTACATAACTATACCaacatattaattcattttttacgACCATTAGGGGGGGCAAAAGAAAAGAGTACAGTTATAAGAACCAATGCTGTCTACCTTAAAATTGCGAATATGAGTCTTAAAACCCATTGATTGTGCAACAACTTCCATGCTTGATAATACAACAGTTGCTGGCTTCTTTGAAACAAAGCGTGTCTGATGCTTCAGAGAGTCCTAATGGAAACAGAAATTAGACCCTCCTAAATCTTTAGAGCCTACATACTTTAAACTGTATACAAGAGCGGAAAATGATGAGATGATACAAAACATATAATCTGTGATGCTGATATGCTGGATGGGAGGCGAAGATCTTTACAATAATAGTTGTGAGAGAATAATTGGATCTCATAATGTGCCTGGAAGTGATAAATCATGCTGTTCAAATATAGCACTCTTCAAGAGACAATGAAGAAAATGTAAGTAGCACATTTGATGATCCATACCTGCCCACGGTCAAATAGGGCTGCAAGATTCAAGCCttgagataaaattattaagtcgAATGCATTAAGAATCAAGGGACTCATCTCCTCGTTCCCGTGTTGTTCATCAGCCCTTTGCTCCTACAGCAAACCATCTCATCAAGAATGCGAATAGGAGAGAGAAGACAAAGCCACTTCCAATTAAAGGAAACACATCTTAAATATACGACCAAATTGATTTATTCTGGATGGCAACCATAGTTACAAGGGGTTAGAGCAGCATGTTTATTGGTAAAGAAAGGGAATGCCCAATTCAAGTGACTTCTAGAGAATTTGGCCACCAGAAATTAGAGCATGCATGTGCAGTGAAACTAAAACTGAGGGCTTGAGGGTGACATCAGTAAGCATGAAACTACCTCCAAGTTGAAGGTGAAATGTCTTGTTAAAATTCGTTATGCTGGCAAACAGTTGTCTTcttgttaaaatataaattaaaatataaatcaatgatCGAACACTCAGAGCAGTAAATAAAGCCAAAAGCATCAAACTGAAAAGCTTTCAAGTTTCAAGATTCTTAAATTATGGAACAGCATTTAGCATCTGGACCAACCTCGGGATCATCAAAAACTGCATTTACATCATCAAGGTTCACGTCTTCATACTCAACAAGTTTGATAGGAACATAACCTTTCTTGAACCACTCGTCATTCCTAATCTGTTCAACTGTCATACGCTGCATGGAGTCAGAAACACCAAAGCAAATTAACTAACTTAACACACTAGATTAAATTAAACACTTGGACACTATTAACAGCAAAATATGATGGAGATGATATGCCCAATAAAGGCACTGAACATAACCTTTACAAGAGATTAGGAGCACTAGATTATCATACAAATGGCACAGCACATGTGCATGacactagattttttttaaaaaaaaacttctgaaCTAGTGAATCATGCAAAACTCATCTCTATCAACTGCATAATTAGAAATTGAGTTCAGTTTtcagatgaaaataaaataaagaaaaataaggacAAGGCCAGTTCAGTTTGATGTTGAAACATTTTTTCCTTAAGTGGGGATCTATTTCAttacttctaataaattttcaagttgCCTTGCAACATGCTATACTAATTTTAAGTTTTCTGTAAATGACCACAGTCTGCAACCTAGAGCAATGTCTTGGAACACAGCCAATACTTACTGTTTCGGGCTTCGGGTCCAAAATTCTATGAATCAAAGATTTAGCTCCCACTGGAAACCAAGATGGGCAAGAAAATTCTGCTCTGTCAATCTATTGAAAgcatttgaaaaaatcaataaaatcataagaaaagaaTAACATGATGAACAATACTAATATATGCTAAGAAGTGCAGTTTGACAAGATTGAAGGATGACAATAAACATGGAAGAGATTTAgctaaaagttttgattttcaCATTTATATGTTgtactaaataatattttttgttaagagAGGAGCTCTTTACAGGATTTCAAGATTAGATGGTGCAAACTGAAAGTACCTACTTGATTTGATTAGTTTGCTGGTTCAAAACTTAGCCTCACTAAGACCTACTAAGAGTCTAACATAAGAGAAAGAATCAATAGTGCCCTGCCATTAAAGGATTGCAAAACATCCAAAGATACTTTATTCCAGAGTTCTTTCCTTAATTACTTACGTAATTACTTGGGAGGTAAAATGAAGTCCCAGTCCAAGAAAAAATGGCAACAAAGACAAAGCAATCCTCATAATtaagaaaacacaataaaatttacCAATACTCGCAAGTAAGTGCACGTGATATAAGTTCATGCCTTGCTATATAATGTGGTGAGATCAAGCTCATCAAATGGAAGATATCCTGCCATCAGAACATAAAGGATGACCCCACAGGACCACACATCTGCGATAGCACCATCATAACCCTTGTGACTGAGTACCTAGACCAGAAAATGAAAACTTACAGAAGCATGCttggatttaatttttcattcaagCTAGAAGCTAAACACAATCATAGTTACCTCTGGTGCTACATAGTTAGGAGTTCCACATGTTGTCCGCAACAAGCTAGTTCCCTACGCACACAAGAATTGCAAAAATAGCAACCAATGTGTTGTTAATTCCTTCAAGTCTGATGATCTAAAATAGTAACAACAAGAACTCTCAATGACGATCTTACTTGTTCAGGCAGTGCACTCAGACCAAAATCAGAAATCTTCAAGTTTCCTTGTGAATCGAGTAAAAGATTTTCAGGCTGTACATAACATGAACTATGAGATCCCAGCAAAAAAGAAACTGAACAACAACTTTCTGGATGTCAGCAAAACAACACCTTTAAATCTCTGTGGTAGACTCCCTTACTGTGGCAATAATCCACACCATCAATAAGCTGTTGAAAGTATCTCCTAGCTTCAGCCTCACTAAGTCGTCCATGATGCACCTACATAATCATGGTTAACAAGAATCATGTATTAGTGTTGAGCTGGGAATATTATGTCAAGACTACAAAATGCCTATCCATCTTGAGTGTTGGATTTGAATTTTGACTACTCacaattttatcaaacaattcaCCACCTGTAATGAATTCcaatattatataaatctttgttCGGCTTGCTAAAACCTAACATAAAATGGTAGGAGTTAGGAGGAAGCACAATTGGTAAcggaaaaaatacaaaccacacaGTCCTACAGGACATaatatccttaaaaaataaaaatttaatactcCATGCCTCATGCAGGCGCACGACATAAGGATGTCGAACAAGCTTCATTATAGATATCTCCCGTTTTATCTgcgggaaaaaaagaaagatactgTTAGGAAGATAGAAGCGGTTGTGTAACAacctacagtgttttaaattaTAGGAATATAAGATATGATGAATTTTAGCCAAAAGAAAGCTACCAATATTCAAAACATCATAATATggaagacaacaaaatccaagcATTTGCCTCAAACCAGAAAACTTCAGCTCAGATGCTCCCTGTTGAAGGGGTTATGATTGGATCACATGATATACTACTATGTATCAAAGCAAAGTCATTTCTAGCTAGTATGTTGCAGGTCACTGGATCAACCAGGGTGAGTGAAAGAGAGGGTTCAAATCCAATAAGCGGCGGGGAAAGCAATTCCACTCATTCACATGTTTGAAATCCATAATATTGTTAAAGGAGACATTGTTTTTCCAGAATCCAATCCATACACTTGCCACTAAACTAACTAGCTAGTTTCTTTGTTTACAAGCCGTGAAGTGATGATTCCTCTGGCATGAGATCATAAAATTAAGAGCATAAAGCTGATGACTTGTCAATTTAGCCATTTCAAAGATAGGATCCTTCCttccttcatttcttttcttcttcttcttttttgacaGCTTATTTGGCTATTAAAAACCCTTCCATTGATTCTTTTCCTGTCCAATCTATCGAGCACCCATCAATTCAAACCCAGACAAACAAAAGGAGGTTAACTTGCTAACCTGATCGACCATCTTATGCTTGATGATGGTACTTCGATCGAGAATTTTCATGGCTACACTTTCACCAGTCTCCGTGTTTTGCGCGAACTTTACCTTGGCAAAGGTTCCTTCTCCTATTGTCCTTCCTACCTCGTACTTCCCTACTTTCCTAATTGCCACCATCGtgtaaatctctctctctctctctctctctctgctacCAGTTAATTCCTTTCTTAGTTCAAAATCTCTTCTTCTTGCATTTGAAAGCAGTCCTCTTCTTCTCTAAAGCGAGGTCCTAATTTTTCAACAAGGAAAAGCTATCAAAGTGTTCCGGGGAGAAGAAGCTTTTTcgctttatattatttaaaaaaaaaaaaacaagtaactGGCAGGTAGAAGGTAACCCCTAAGCTACTATTAGATTGCTTGTTTGGTATTTGCGTTTTTCAATTCTGCTGGATATCtcttaagaatatatttatctttaaaaactattaaatttatattttttattgtttttatataattttaaagtattatatgaaaaataaaaataagtctaaaagaagatttttgttaatatatacttaataaaaaagcaatatttttaaaaagttatcatTATTAAGAGTATATTTGGGGATGAATCGAGtgagaataatttaaaaattttaaattaatttttttatgaaaagatggtTTGTTAATTTActttagaaataataaaatattttttaaaaaatattatatatatatattagttaaaaTAGCTAATATTCTAGCTATGATAACAcgataaaaatatgtattttaataattttttaaccaaaactattattattgaaatgtaatgataatataataagttttttcaaaatctggagatttattttactttaaaaaaaaatccaggtaacctacaaataaaagaatttgtTCGAACTTTGAAATTCAATAAAGCTAGTTAAAAAACTGGCTGTCTTGAGAATTTCAAGGGCCCCGAAGAAAGTGAAAAGTCGAGAGCCAAGGAGTGGGGATAGACGGAGACGAGAGACGGGGAGAcctcaaatctttttattattattattaataatatagatatttgaaTAACTtggatatattttaattaatttttataaattttaaaatttggaaaaattatataaattttttttcaatgatcttaaaatttatagaatttgaattaattatctttaaataacaaatttaaagcTGATGAATTGACTTACCTCAAATCTTGTATTTTAAGGTTTCGAACTGATATTTACTGTGATGATTAATGTTAGGCGATCATGAGAAATTAGGAGGTGGGGTTGTTTTATATCAAGCTTTTGATTTGGAAAGAGTGGGGAGACCTTCGGTAAGCCGATGAGACATCCATGGGGCCGGGTTTCTCGTAGACAAAGACACTGTTTAGTATTGTGTTTGTACTTgcgtttcattaaatttttgaattttttttattttttgttaaaattgagtgcggttgtactttttgaatcattttgatgtgctgatgtaaaaaataatttttaaaaaataaaaaatattattaacatgtatttcagtacgaaaaactatttaaaaaacaaccgttatTAACACGCTCAAACTACCTCTCTTTTAGTGGCTGCTGGTAATATCTTCTTCCTTGATTCGGGACACATTCCCATTATTTCTTGGATTTTTCCTTTCCGTTATCATGATTTTTGGCTGCCCAATTATCTTAATCAAATACTGATGGCTCATGCTTAGTTATAATTACTTGCTGAATTACAGTTTTGTAATCGATACGTTTTTTCTTCAAGATTTCTGGTGACTTTTGGAGAGTGTGATGAATTAGATTTAGACAAGCTGATACCGTAGCATTTGTCAAACGAAAACtacagtattttttttgtgatttataaaatatttttttattttaaaatcattttaatatattaatataaaaaaataatttaaaaaatactattttaataaatttgtaaataaaaaaatattgccacGACAACTATTATTTTTCTGCTATTTACGATGAAGACCACGTCATCAGCATTCAACAAGTGCCATGATCCTCCTAGTTAATGATGATAAAACTTCACCGAAGGTTACAGAATTTGAAATCTGCAAGATAATTGTGCGCCAATTGGCTAATATTCCTCATGTGGTCGTCATctaatttcttaatttgttaCGGATCACGCATCAACTTgggtgatttttaattttatttttcatttctgtgGCACATAGTCAAGTGCTTTGAATACAATAGAGGTTGCCTCGCTCATCCCCCGTGCTTAAACACAAATGagtcataattaatttttgggTTATACTAATTACAAAATGTTATAAATCAATGTACAAATGGCAATTTTGtacttaataaaatcaaaatatttattattttacacttAACCTATTTATaatcattcttttcatttttatttttattcttttataatttatttgtttcgtgatttttcctctttttgtctttgatttttttttttaaattattatttattatttcttgatACTGGGAATATTTACCGCTCTATAATTGCACTTGCAGGCCCGCACGTGTGGGTTTTCTTTTCCTCTATTAATGGAATGGACGACTCTATATTTCCATACCCAAAAACATGAGCCcgtattttttagtttgtttaattaaaaatcatgttatccacagtttttttaaaattcaatcaagCACGTAAACCTGATTTGCCAAATCTACCAGcgtcttatctttttatatatatataatttaattttttatttgatacatttttaatatgtattttttttaatcatatttaaattaatattcattctcttttgagttttttaattgtttgtatagccttttttttaaataaatgttattttttaattattttatatgtattaaagttttaaaaaattattttaattcttctaCAATTTAGCTGTTAggttttatacaaataaattttattttattattcttgatATGAAATGGGTGCAGATGCGCAGGCACAAAAAAATGATCTGGTGTGGCTCATCACCACTCTTCCTTCATTAGGTtcagtaataataaaaatccactCCAACCTAGTTTTCAATGCAGGACCCATGGTTTTAAACGGTGCACAAA
This is a stretch of genomic DNA from Populus alba chromosome 11, ASM523922v2, whole genome shotgun sequence. It encodes these proteins:
- the LOC118031298 gene encoding CBL-interacting serine/threonine-protein kinase 8 isoform X2, with the protein product MKLVRHPYVVRLHEVLASRTKIYIILEFITGGELFDKIVHHGRLSEAEARRYFQQLIDGVDYCHSKGVYHRDLKPENLLLDSQGNLKISDFGLSALPEQGTSLLRTTCGTPNYVAPEVLSHKGYDGAIADVWSCGVILYVLMAGYLPFDELDLTTLYSKIDRAEFSCPSWFPVGAKSLIHRILDPKPETRMTVEQIRNDEWFKKGYVPIKLVEYEDVNLDDVNAVFDDPEEQRADEQHGNEEMSPLILNAFDLIILSQGLNLAALFDRGQDSLKHQTRFVSKKPATVVLSSMEVVAQSMGFKTHIRNFKMRVEGLSADKAGHFSVILEVFEIAPTFLMVDIQRAAGDAAEFLKFYKNFCSNLEDIIWKPSTESSKSRMTRSKSKRR
- the LOC118031298 gene encoding CBL-interacting serine/threonine-protein kinase 8 isoform X1, with translation MVAIRKVGKYEVGRTIGEGTFAKVKFAQNTETGESVAMKILDRSTIIKHKMVDQIKREISIMKLVRHPYVVRLHEVLASRTKIYIILEFITGGELFDKIVHHGRLSEAEARRYFQQLIDGVDYCHSKGVYHRDLKPENLLLDSQGNLKISDFGLSALPEQGTSLLRTTCGTPNYVAPEVLSHKGYDGAIADVWSCGVILYVLMAGYLPFDELDLTTLYSKIDRAEFSCPSWFPVGAKSLIHRILDPKPETRMTVEQIRNDEWFKKGYVPIKLVEYEDVNLDDVNAVFDDPEEQRADEQHGNEEMSPLILNAFDLIILSQGLNLAALFDRGQDSLKHQTRFVSKKPATVVLSSMEVVAQSMGFKTHIRNFKMRVEGLSADKAGHFSVILEVFEIAPTFLMVDIQRAAGDAAEFLKFYKNFCSNLEDIIWKPSTESSKSRMTRSKSKRR